The genomic region CTTCCATTAATGGTCTGAATTTTTCCTCAAAATTAGTAACTAATGAGATCATGAAGCCAGGTATTTTATCTTCCATTTCTTCTATTGATCTCCTTATCTTATCTTGGGTTTCTCCTCCGACTCTAAATGTATGAGGACATGAGTCATAAATGAAAGGTATTCCTTTAACTAATGCGTAAGTCATGATTTCCTTTTCAGGAGATAAGAATAGGGGTTTAATTTTCTTTATATAACCGTTCTCAGCAGGTGATACTGGTCTTAATCTAGCTAAACTTAATATATCACCATTATAGTATCCAGTTAATACGTATTGTGCAATATCATTAAGATTGTGGCCAGTAGCAAGAGTATCTGCACCTTCTTCCTTTGCAACTTTTTCAAGAATATATCTTTTTGTAAGTCCGCAAGTACTACATACTGGTCTCCTTATCTTTACCTTAGCTTCATCTATGGTAAATCCGTATTCCTCCTTTAGTTTTACAATCCTATATTTGACCCCTAGCATTTCGTAGTTCTTAATAGCAAATTCTACACTTTTAGCCGAGTATTTTTTGCCCATATCTATTCCTAAATCTATGGTTATACCAATGATTTCAATACCTTCTTTTTCTGCTATCTTAGTCATTACATGAAGTAAAGTAGTACTATCCTTTCCACCAGATACTGCAATTGCCAATTTTCTTGTTCCCTCAAGCATATTGTATTTTCTAACAGTTTTTTCGACTCTATTTTCAAACCATTGTATAAAATGCTCTTTACAAAGGTACTTGTGAGCGTAAGGTATCTTAATTATTGCTTCTTCTTTACACTCACTGCATCTCATAAGATTTAATATATTCATCATATATTAAAATCAAATCTTTTAATCCAATGCTTGAAGGTATTACCATGCAATTACTTGCAGAAGTTCATCCAAAGACTAAAATTGAAAAAATAAAGAAAGAAATACAAGACTTATCATCCTTTGATGGATTTGACATACCAGATTCTCCATTAGGTTTGCCATCAGTTAAACCAACTTCCATAGCAGCTTTAATCAGAGAAAAATATGAGCATAAGAGGATAATAATAAACCAAAGGCTTCTTGACGTTAATGAGCTTTACGTGCATTCGTTATCATTAACTGCTAAGGCTTTTAATCTAAATATTGCATTCACCAAAGGGGATAAGCCAAAAATAGGTAAAGAAGTAGGTTATTTATCCTCAGAGGAGGCAGTAAATATTGCAAAAAGTTACGGTGTTAGTTCTGGGATGATGATAAGTTTAAGAAAAAGCAGGACTGAAATATTAGCTAGATTAGAATCTAACGCAGATTTCTACCTTGCCTTACATTTTTCTGGAGTAGAATCTATAAAAGGGCTTGAAGAAAGTTTTCCAAAAATAATACCATATATAATAGTAAAGACTGAAAAGAATAAGGAAATATTATCTAATATTTCACAGCCTTCCTTTGAAGGAAGTAAAGTGCGTGACCTACTTTACGAACTGGAAAGTGTAGGAATAAAATCCGTTCTGATATCGTCTCCTGGAGATTTGAATTATTTAGTAAATTTTAAATTTTAAAGATTGGTAGAAATATATAATTTAATAGATAATATTTTAAACTCTGGAGTAGAAGCATGTGTTATGTTTAAAAATCTTAGTGAAGAGCTTACAAAAGCTTTACAAGAAGCAAACTATGTCAACCCTACTAAAGTTCAAGAATTAGCAATACCGCAAATGTTACAAGGAAAGAGTGTCTTAGCTCAAGCAAAGACTGGCTCAGGGAAAACCGCAGCATATTTAATTCCTATTCTAGAAAAGGAAGAGCAAGCTTTAGTATTAACGCCTACTAGAGAATTAGCTGAGCAAGTAGCAGATGAGGCAAGAAAACTAGGTAAATATAAGAAAATGAGTATAGGAGTTATTATTGGAGGAGTTCCCTACTCTGGACAAGATAAGGAGGCCAAAAAAGATATAGTAATAGGGACTCCAGGTAGGATATTAGACTTATGGGGTAAAGGCTATTTAGATCTTTCACGCTTTTCCGTTGCAATAGTTGATGAAGTTGATAGAATGTTCGATATGGGCTTTATTGATGACGTTAGGATGATACTAAAAAATGCCAACCCAGATATGTATGGATTCTTTTCAGCAACAGTTCCAGAAGAAGTGGAAAGTCTTGCAAAGGAATTCTCTCCTAATATTGAATTTCTAAAAGTTGACGATATTAAACCTGTAGAAATAGAACACTTGTTTTACGAGGTAAAAGGTTGGAGAGATAAGATTAGTAAATTAAAAGATGAGTTAGACGATAATGAGAAAACCATTATTTTCGTAAATACAAAAAAGAAGGTCGAAGAGCTTTACGAGGAGCTAAGGGACGATTTTGAAATTTCCTTGCTTCATGGTGATTTACCACAAAGAGTTAGATTAAGGAATCTATCGTCTTTCAGAAGAGGTAAAACTAACGTACTACTCTCAACTGATTTAGCGTCAAGAGGAATTGATGTAATAGATGTTACTAAAGTAATAAATTTTGACACTCCAAGAGATGTTGAAACTTATATTCACAGAGTAGGAAGAACTGGAAGAATGGGAAGAAAAGGGATAGCGATAACGTTTTACACTAGGAGAGATGCTCAATTAATTCTGAAGATAAAAGATTTAATAAAAGGTAAGAAGCTGGAAGTTCAGTAGAAAGGAATATAAATTTCATTTGAAAAGATGAAAATATGAATCTAACGGATAAAATACTTGCATTACTTTACGACAGAGGAGAATTAACTAGCAGCGAGATTGCTGATAGCTTAAGAGAAGACGAAGAAAATGTAGAACTTACATTAAAAGGTATGGAAAAAGAAGGGCTAGTTTTTGAGAAAGAGAAAGGTCTTATATTTAAAAAGAAAGTTTACTCTTTAACTCCTACAGGATTAGAAAAAGCTAAGAAGGCAAAGGAAGAACTAGAAGAGAAGGCTAACAAACTAGTTACAGCAATACAACAAGGAGAAGACCCACAAGTAATAGTTCAAGAATACGCTGATTTAATACCATTAATGTTAGCAATGTCTTTAATTGATATGATGATGTTGCAAGATCTTATGTTTATAGATTTTATGAACTTTTGAAGAAATAGATAAAAATAAATAATAAAAAATAATTATTGAGCTGTTTTTATTATTTCTTCCTGTGTTATTTTACTCTTTGGTCTCCAACCCATGGAATACGCTATGGCAGTTCCTATTAATGTTACTGCAAGGTTAATTGCTAATGCTATTATTGCAATGAATAAAGGTCCTAGAGGAGTTGTCATCAATGATATCTTAAATACACCAAAGTGATGTTGTATGAAGTTTACATAATACTCTAATCCAACGCCCGATATTATACCTGCTGCCCAACCTGCTATCAGAGATTTAGACTCAAGTTTATCAGTATAAAGCCCTAAGAATACTGCAGGCAAAGTTTGAGAGACTATTATACCGCCCAGTAGT from Acidianus ambivalens harbors:
- a CDS encoding TIGR00269 family protein — protein: MRCSECKEEAIIKIPYAHKYLCKEHFIQWFENRVEKTVRKYNMLEGTRKLAIAVSGGKDSTTLLHVMTKIAEKEGIEIIGITIDLGIDMGKKYSAKSVEFAIKNYEMLGVKYRIVKLKEEYGFTIDEAKVKIRRPVCSTCGLTKRYILEKVAKEEGADTLATGHNLNDIAQYVLTGYYNGDILSLARLRPVSPAENGYIKKIKPLFLSPEKEIMTYALVKGIPFIYDSCPHTFRVGGETQDKIRRSIEEMEDKIPGFMISLVTNFEEKFRPLMEDIPKESLGKCKICGMPTSKGREICSFCATRMKLTEVKVNS
- a CDS encoding DEAD/DEAH box helicase, coding for MFKNLSEELTKALQEANYVNPTKVQELAIPQMLQGKSVLAQAKTGSGKTAAYLIPILEKEEQALVLTPTRELAEQVADEARKLGKYKKMSIGVIIGGVPYSGQDKEAKKDIVIGTPGRILDLWGKGYLDLSRFSVAIVDEVDRMFDMGFIDDVRMILKNANPDMYGFFSATVPEEVESLAKEFSPNIEFLKVDDIKPVEIEHLFYEVKGWRDKISKLKDELDDNEKTIIFVNTKKKVEELYEELRDDFEISLLHGDLPQRVRLRNLSSFRRGKTNVLLSTDLASRGIDVIDVTKVINFDTPRDVETYIHRVGRTGRMGRKGIAITFYTRRDAQLILKIKDLIKGKKLEVQ
- a CDS encoding helix-turn-helix domain-containing protein produces the protein MNLTDKILALLYDRGELTSSEIADSLREDEENVELTLKGMEKEGLVFEKEKGLIFKKKVYSLTPTGLEKAKKAKEELEEKANKLVTAIQQGEDPQVIVQEYADLIPLMLAMSLIDMMMLQDLMFIDFMNF